The proteins below come from a single Danaus plexippus chromosome 9 unlocalized genomic scaffold, MEX_DaPlex mxdp_24, whole genome shotgun sequence genomic window:
- the LOC116767714 gene encoding uncharacterized protein LOC116767714 isoform X1, with the protein MDDDCKDYKKLKPQQQLYKPGSGPLRRSRYGLDAKMESFDIENSTRGRDKSHYGSQQSINGEDVPASNRYRKPEQQLYVPRSGDSSADIDKRGKSSFKCDNSSQYGSRQKSNKQENHGSGSSGSYNKDSSIRDSQHRDGSNDINYNRHYRQGSEARSMSPMQGAHDQKSLDRNRDSRSMETWAGRHKSSSGGKPPSGRRNSAGFCSEPRPKHMINLDNLPPRFRKKYLESTGHQSFDSVDQLNKNQYGSSDMSQSQYIPNQFYSSNTTNWSQTLPSRGRGRLRDNESFDREKFINTYIKNYEVQNSRRSTPSSSYINLYETTVNESKSLSEKLDSLNIEYESQNNLNNGATISGINTNEVQYSDKESEDKVESTDNQNDSESLSHLSTNLSDMTNLDWTEEVEKNIKLDDVCNSSASFSQSESFSQKKPTNKPEVKEAEPRESKRSARSRRRDRRSSSRGHKNTEKKERNRKDSNVSIAYEPERSRKDSNVSIQYDASYGPKQRERERRDSHRSNRSSTIGNSRDDLDRWRSLRSYSREHSSERRIVSQCNSRDTSANRATSPKDNEGFRVPTNTAKTWSTANQKRSNGPVNGRAGSSERKSPEHEGGGRRSKKRYVRKRRNAENTQPANNSSANINWRDEIIESKKHDRSEGTHNRNRLNSVLSEKSVTETGSQPGLIILPQSSMTHFQKDQNIRGAPNETQKTLFDHHNPSKPIIIQTTPSKHDMRMERGVKEFPRYGCSEGERGARHTALLQTVDRADAILKTHTLQGPLALAANWSDVLDTRKFLQGALQRLLMSDLKFCQADNIEQQFWKILYYHFIENLRKSIATVTPEEKPEVVKLINTIIDEGNTFFENLVQMLEKTYKFNTEDYLNDNHVLPPKGLGYVGLALISVQKLYVFLGDLARYKEQVNETNNYAKSKLWYTKAQQINPKNGRPYNQLAILAIYARRKLDAVYYYMRSLMSSNPFQSARESLLSLFDENRKKYEAAERKRRAAAESKAGDSGDGAAGGSGVRGGLRGAAGGSGVRGGLRREVWVRPSGHRTTTLSHARRDSFNSITPVELNKTFITSYLHVHGKLITKIGMETFHVCACQMLRQFRSLLNRVPLPTPAPRLLQLTALNMFAVETTAQAKGSNGEERSAWLECALGVSLLMFGALLERCCALLPEPQHTQQHADALLLLPAIKMWSDWMLCHSSIWNPPPSFDNFELESENDPWDWLAKLMNILEALDDKSLEFENEPKEGYIPVRLPEDASLAGFTPLMYMEPALAHVAPHAHVAPHAAEHALRMRKLLFFGTEYLVGVEPPVLKLEYPVGEQPRYVSAVQRAQADYPPLQHLSEDSEVDESVSTTSGPTSLSEAVEAPDDDTRDLLRRRDLLENRRATIEKRRQRMQEMLSTGWVSVEVEVRPRWLVPDTNCFIDHLPLLQAVASAPSQPYNLAVPLVVVTELEGLKKCSRLGVKARDALAWVCGGGAGGAGGGTVRLATARGSLLTSRTFTAEQDEGRATNDDRVLATALNLQANLTADGAEVRADGGCVRVVVLVTDDRNLRVKALSADLPAKDLLSFAQWAGLHADTKPKSDARSADV; encoded by the exons ATGGATGATGATTGTAAGGATTACAAGAAACTTAAACCACAACAACAGCTATACAAACCTGGTAGTGGACCTTTAAGGCGATCTAGGTATGGTCTGGACGCCAAAATGGAATCATTTGACATAGAGAACAGTACCAGAGGAAGGGATAAATCTCATTATGGCTCCCAACAGTCTATAAATGGGGAAGATGTGCCTGCAAGCAATCGTTATAGAAAACCTGAGCAACAACTATATGTACCAAGATCCGGAGACTCAAGTGCTGATATTGATAAAAGAGGTAAATCATCTTTCAAGTGTGATAATTCTAGTCAATATGGGAGTAGAcaaaaatcaaacaaacaaGAAAATCATGGTTCAGGTAGTTCAGGATCATATAATAAGGATTCATCAATAAGAGATTCTCAACATAGGGATGGAAGTaatgacataaattataatagacatTATAGACAGGGTTCAGAAGCTAGATCAATGTCACCCATGCAAGGTGCACATGACCAGAAATCCTTAGATAGAAATAGAGACAGCAGAAGTATGGAGACATGGGCTGGGAGGCATAAATCAAGTTCAGGTGGCAAACCACCTTCTGGAAGAAGGAATTCAGCAGGGTTTTGTTCTGAGCCTCGCCCAAAGCATATGATAAATTTAGACAATTTACCACCtagatttagaaaaaaatatttagagtcAACTGGACATCAAAGTTTTGATAGTGTAGACCAATTGAATAAAAACCAATATGGCAGCAGTGATATGTCTCAGTCCCAATATATCCCTAATCAGTTTTACAGTTCAAACACCACTAATTGGTCTCAAACCCTTCCCTCTAGAGGCCGGGGTCGCTTAAGAGATAATGAAAGTTTTGATagggaaaaatttataaacacatacataaaaaattatgaagtacAAAATTCAAGAAGGTCAACCCCGAGCAGTTCGtacattaatttgtatgaaactACCGTCAATGAAAGCAAAAGCCTTTCAGAAAAATTAGATTCCTTAAACATTGAATATGAAAgccaaaataatttaaataatggcG CTACAATAAGTGGGATTAACACAAATGAAGTCCAGTACAGCGACAAGGAATCCGAGGATAAAGTGGAAAGTACTGATAACCAAAACGACAGTGAATCACTATCTCACTTATCAACAAATCTTTCCGACATGACAAATTTG gATTGGACTGAGGAggttgagaaaaatataaaacttgatGATGTATGTAATTCATCAGCATCGTTTTCACAAAGTGAAAGCTTCTCCCAGAAGAAACCAACCAATAAACCAGAAGTAAAAGAAGCCGAACCGCGAGAATCGAAACGGAGTGCCAGGTCGAGGCGCAGAGACAGAag GAGCTCAAGCAGAGGACACAAAAACACCGAAAAGAAAGAACGGAATAGAAAAGACAGCAATGTAAGCATAGCTTACGAACCTGAGAGAAGTCGAAAAGATAGTAATGTTAGTATACAGTACGACGCTTCATACGGTCCCAAACAGCGGGAGAGGGAACGAAGGGACAGTCACAGGAGCAATCGATCATCGACCATAGGAAATAGTAGAGATGACCTTGACAGGTGGAGGTCATTGAGGTCCTACAGTCGGGAACACAGCTCTGAaag gaGAATAGTATCACAGTGTAATAGCAGAGATACGTCTGCAAACAGAGCTACCAGCCCTAAAGACAATGAAGGTTTCAGGGTTCCTACCAACACCGCTAAAACATGGTCCACAGCAAACCAG AAGAGGAGCAATGGTCCTGTGAACGGTCGTGCTGGGAGCTCTGAGCGTAAGTCACCAGAGCACGAGGGCGGCGGCCGGCGCTCTAAGAAAAGATACGTGAGGAAACGGAGGAACGCAGAGAACACTCAGCCAGCAAACAACTCATCAGCAAACATCAACTGGAGGGACGAAATCATTGAGTCCAAGAAACATGACAG atCTGAAGGCACTCATAACAGAAATAGGCTGAACAGCGTTTTGTCTGAAAAGTCCGTCACAGAGACCGGTTCTCAGCCCGGATTAATTATCTTGCCACAGAGTTCAATGACACATTTTCAGAAAGACCAAAATAT TCGTGGAGCACCAAACGAAAcccaaaaaacattatttgatcATCACAATCCGTCAAAACCTATTATCATACAGACCACTCCGTCAAAACATGACATGAGAATGGAAAGAG gTGTGAAGGAGTTTCCGCGGTACGGTTGTTCGGAGGGCGAGCGTGGTGCTCGTCACACAGCTTTACTACAGACAGTGGATCGAGCGGACGCTATACTCAAGACACACACCCTTCAGGGACCCCTGGCGTTGGCGGCCAACTGGTCAGACGTGTTGGATACCAG gaAGTTTCTACAAGGAGCTCTTCAGAGACTGCTCATGTCCGATCTGAAATTTTGTCAGGCTGATAACATAGAACAGCAGTTCTGGAAGATTCTATACTATCATTTTATAGAGAATCTAAGGAAAAGTATTGCTACGGTAACGCCCGAAGAAAAACCTGAAGTTGTCAAATTGATAAATACCATTATAGACGAAGGGAATACCTTCTTTGAGAATCTTGTACAGATGTTAgagaaaacttataaatttaataccgAAGACTATTTGAACGACAATCACGTGTTGCCGCCCAAGGGTCTCGGCTATGTGGGGCTGGCTTTGATATCGGTGCAGAAATTGTACGTTTTTCTCGGAGACTTAGCCAGATACAAGGAACAAGTTAACGAAACTAACAATTACGCCAAAAGCAAATTATGGTACACGAAAGCACAGCAAATAAATCCAAAAAATGGCAGACCATACAATCAGCTGGCAATATTAGCAATATACGCT AGAAGAAAATTAGACGCagtctattattatatgagaaGCTTAATGTCCTCGAATCCGTTCCAATCAGCTCGTGAGAGTTTACTATCCCTGTTCGACGAAAACAGAAAAAAG tatGAGGCGGCGGAGCGGAAGCGCCGTGCTGCCGCGGAGTCCAAGGCTGGTGATAGCGGTGACGGTGCCGCGGGGGGCTCCGGTGTGAGGGGAGGACTGCGAGGCGCCGCTGGTGGCTCCGGTGTGAGGGGAGGATTGCGGCGCGAGGTGTGGGTCCGACCGAGCGGACACCGCACCACTACACTCAGCCACGCGAGGCGGGACTCCTTCAATAGCATCACGCCCGTCGAG TTAAACAAAACCTTCATCACCAGCTACTTGCACGTTCACGGGAAGCTCATTACTAAGATCGG TATGGAGACGTTCCACGTGTGCGCGTGTCAGATGCTTCGTCAGTTCCGTTCCCTCCTCAACCGAGTGCCGCTGCCGACGCCAGCGCCTCGTCTGCTGCAGCTCACAGCACTCAACATGTTCGCTGTGGAGACGACCGCACAGGCCAAAG GTAGTAACGGCGAGGAGCGCTCGGCTTGGTTAGAATGCGCTTTAGGTGTATCCTTGCTAATGTTCGGTGCGCTGCTCGAGAGGTGCTGCGCGCTGCTACCCGAGCCGCAGCACACCCAGCAGCACGCCGATGCATTGCTTCTTCTGCCAGCCATTAAG ATGTGGTCGGACTGGATGTTATGTCATAGCAGTATTTGGAATCCGCCACCTAGTTTTGACAATTTCGAATTAGA aaGCGAAAACGATCCTTGGGATTGGCTTGCGAAGCTTATGAACATATTGGAAGCCCTTGACGACAAATCATTAGAATTTGAGAACGAACCGAAGGAAg GATATATCCCCGTAAGGCTGCCGGAGGATGCTTCCCTCGCTGGGTTCACGCCGCTCATGTACATGGAGCCGGCGCTGGCGCACGTGGCGCCGCACGCGCACGTCGCGCCTCACGCCGCTGAACACGCGCTGCGCATGCGCAAGCTGCTGTTCTTCGGAACCGA ATACCTGGTGGGTGTCGAGCCTCCGGTGCTCAAGCTGGAGTACCCGGTCGGTGAACAGCCGCGGTATGTGAGTGCTGTACAGCGAGCACAAGCAGACTACCCACCATTACAACATCTT TCTGAAGACTCGGAAGTCGACGAGAGTGTGAGTACGACCAGCGGTCCGACGAGTCTGAGCGAGGCTGTGGAGGCCCCGGACGACGACACCAGGGACCTGCTGAGACGGAGGGACCTTCTGGAGAACAGGAGGGCTACCATAGAGAAACGACGACAACGGATGCAG GAGATGCTTAGCACCGGATGGGTGAGCGTAGAGGTGGAAGTTCGTCCGCGTTGGTTGGTACCCGACACCAACTGCTTCATCGACCACCTGCCGTTGTTACAAGCGGTGGCCAGCGCACCATCACAGCCTTACAACCTCGCTGTGCCGCTCGTTG TTGTAACGGAGCTCGAGGGTTTGAAGAAGTGTTCTCGTTTGGGGGTTAAGGCGAGGGAC
- the LOC116767714 gene encoding uncharacterized protein LOC116767714 isoform X2, which yields MDDDCKDYKKLKPQQQLYKPGSGPLRRSRYGLDAKMESFDIENSTRGRDKSHYGSQQSINGEDVPASNRYRKPEQQLYVPRSGDSSADIDKRGKSSFKCDNSSQYGSRQKSNKQENHGSGSSGSYNKDSSIRDSQHRDGSNDINYNRHYRQGSEARSMSPMQGAHDQKSLDRNRDSRSMETWAGRHKSSSGGKPPSGRRNSAGFCSEPRPKHMINLDNLPPRFRKKYLESTGHQSFDSVDQLNKNQYGSSDMSQSQYIPNQFYSSNTTNWSQTLPSRGRGRLRDNESFDREKFINTYIKNYEVQNSRRSTPSSSYINLYETTVNESKSLSEKLDSLNIEYESQNNLNNGATISGINTNEVQYSDKESEDKVESTDNQNDSESLSHLSTNLSDMTNLDWTEEVEKNIKLDDVCNSSASFSQSESFSQKKPTNKPEVKEAEPRESKRSARSRRRDRRSSSRGHKNTEKKERNRKDSNVSIAYEPERSRKDSNVSIQYDASYGPKQRERERRDSHRSNRSSTIGNSRDDLDRWRSLRSYSREHSSERRIVSQCNSRDTSANRATSPKDNEGFRVPTNTAKTWSTANQRSNGPVNGRAGSSERKSPEHEGGGRRSKKRYVRKRRNAENTQPANNSSANINWRDEIIESKKHDRSEGTHNRNRLNSVLSEKSVTETGSQPGLIILPQSSMTHFQKDQNIRGAPNETQKTLFDHHNPSKPIIIQTTPSKHDMRMERGVKEFPRYGCSEGERGARHTALLQTVDRADAILKTHTLQGPLALAANWSDVLDTRKFLQGALQRLLMSDLKFCQADNIEQQFWKILYYHFIENLRKSIATVTPEEKPEVVKLINTIIDEGNTFFENLVQMLEKTYKFNTEDYLNDNHVLPPKGLGYVGLALISVQKLYVFLGDLARYKEQVNETNNYAKSKLWYTKAQQINPKNGRPYNQLAILAIYARRKLDAVYYYMRSLMSSNPFQSARESLLSLFDENRKKYEAAERKRRAAAESKAGDSGDGAAGGSGVRGGLRGAAGGSGVRGGLRREVWVRPSGHRTTTLSHARRDSFNSITPVELNKTFITSYLHVHGKLITKIGMETFHVCACQMLRQFRSLLNRVPLPTPAPRLLQLTALNMFAVETTAQAKGSNGEERSAWLECALGVSLLMFGALLERCCALLPEPQHTQQHADALLLLPAIKMWSDWMLCHSSIWNPPPSFDNFELESENDPWDWLAKLMNILEALDDKSLEFENEPKEGYIPVRLPEDASLAGFTPLMYMEPALAHVAPHAHVAPHAAEHALRMRKLLFFGTEYLVGVEPPVLKLEYPVGEQPRYVSAVQRAQADYPPLQHLSEDSEVDESVSTTSGPTSLSEAVEAPDDDTRDLLRRRDLLENRRATIEKRRQRMQEMLSTGWVSVEVEVRPRWLVPDTNCFIDHLPLLQAVASAPSQPYNLAVPLVVVTELEGLKKCSRLGVKARDALAWVCGGGAGGAGGGTVRLATARGSLLTSRTFTAEQDEGRATNDDRVLATALNLQANLTADGAEVRADGGCVRVVVLVTDDRNLRVKALSADLPAKDLLSFAQWAGLHADTKPKSDARSADV from the exons ATGGATGATGATTGTAAGGATTACAAGAAACTTAAACCACAACAACAGCTATACAAACCTGGTAGTGGACCTTTAAGGCGATCTAGGTATGGTCTGGACGCCAAAATGGAATCATTTGACATAGAGAACAGTACCAGAGGAAGGGATAAATCTCATTATGGCTCCCAACAGTCTATAAATGGGGAAGATGTGCCTGCAAGCAATCGTTATAGAAAACCTGAGCAACAACTATATGTACCAAGATCCGGAGACTCAAGTGCTGATATTGATAAAAGAGGTAAATCATCTTTCAAGTGTGATAATTCTAGTCAATATGGGAGTAGAcaaaaatcaaacaaacaaGAAAATCATGGTTCAGGTAGTTCAGGATCATATAATAAGGATTCATCAATAAGAGATTCTCAACATAGGGATGGAAGTaatgacataaattataatagacatTATAGACAGGGTTCAGAAGCTAGATCAATGTCACCCATGCAAGGTGCACATGACCAGAAATCCTTAGATAGAAATAGAGACAGCAGAAGTATGGAGACATGGGCTGGGAGGCATAAATCAAGTTCAGGTGGCAAACCACCTTCTGGAAGAAGGAATTCAGCAGGGTTTTGTTCTGAGCCTCGCCCAAAGCATATGATAAATTTAGACAATTTACCACCtagatttagaaaaaaatatttagagtcAACTGGACATCAAAGTTTTGATAGTGTAGACCAATTGAATAAAAACCAATATGGCAGCAGTGATATGTCTCAGTCCCAATATATCCCTAATCAGTTTTACAGTTCAAACACCACTAATTGGTCTCAAACCCTTCCCTCTAGAGGCCGGGGTCGCTTAAGAGATAATGAAAGTTTTGATagggaaaaatttataaacacatacataaaaaattatgaagtacAAAATTCAAGAAGGTCAACCCCGAGCAGTTCGtacattaatttgtatgaaactACCGTCAATGAAAGCAAAAGCCTTTCAGAAAAATTAGATTCCTTAAACATTGAATATGAAAgccaaaataatttaaataatggcG CTACAATAAGTGGGATTAACACAAATGAAGTCCAGTACAGCGACAAGGAATCCGAGGATAAAGTGGAAAGTACTGATAACCAAAACGACAGTGAATCACTATCTCACTTATCAACAAATCTTTCCGACATGACAAATTTG gATTGGACTGAGGAggttgagaaaaatataaaacttgatGATGTATGTAATTCATCAGCATCGTTTTCACAAAGTGAAAGCTTCTCCCAGAAGAAACCAACCAATAAACCAGAAGTAAAAGAAGCCGAACCGCGAGAATCGAAACGGAGTGCCAGGTCGAGGCGCAGAGACAGAag GAGCTCAAGCAGAGGACACAAAAACACCGAAAAGAAAGAACGGAATAGAAAAGACAGCAATGTAAGCATAGCTTACGAACCTGAGAGAAGTCGAAAAGATAGTAATGTTAGTATACAGTACGACGCTTCATACGGTCCCAAACAGCGGGAGAGGGAACGAAGGGACAGTCACAGGAGCAATCGATCATCGACCATAGGAAATAGTAGAGATGACCTTGACAGGTGGAGGTCATTGAGGTCCTACAGTCGGGAACACAGCTCTGAaag gaGAATAGTATCACAGTGTAATAGCAGAGATACGTCTGCAAACAGAGCTACCAGCCCTAAAGACAATGAAGGTTTCAGGGTTCCTACCAACACCGCTAAAACATGGTCCACAGCAAACCAG AGGAGCAATGGTCCTGTGAACGGTCGTGCTGGGAGCTCTGAGCGTAAGTCACCAGAGCACGAGGGCGGCGGCCGGCGCTCTAAGAAAAGATACGTGAGGAAACGGAGGAACGCAGAGAACACTCAGCCAGCAAACAACTCATCAGCAAACATCAACTGGAGGGACGAAATCATTGAGTCCAAGAAACATGACAG atCTGAAGGCACTCATAACAGAAATAGGCTGAACAGCGTTTTGTCTGAAAAGTCCGTCACAGAGACCGGTTCTCAGCCCGGATTAATTATCTTGCCACAGAGTTCAATGACACATTTTCAGAAAGACCAAAATAT TCGTGGAGCACCAAACGAAAcccaaaaaacattatttgatcATCACAATCCGTCAAAACCTATTATCATACAGACCACTCCGTCAAAACATGACATGAGAATGGAAAGAG gTGTGAAGGAGTTTCCGCGGTACGGTTGTTCGGAGGGCGAGCGTGGTGCTCGTCACACAGCTTTACTACAGACAGTGGATCGAGCGGACGCTATACTCAAGACACACACCCTTCAGGGACCCCTGGCGTTGGCGGCCAACTGGTCAGACGTGTTGGATACCAG gaAGTTTCTACAAGGAGCTCTTCAGAGACTGCTCATGTCCGATCTGAAATTTTGTCAGGCTGATAACATAGAACAGCAGTTCTGGAAGATTCTATACTATCATTTTATAGAGAATCTAAGGAAAAGTATTGCTACGGTAACGCCCGAAGAAAAACCTGAAGTTGTCAAATTGATAAATACCATTATAGACGAAGGGAATACCTTCTTTGAGAATCTTGTACAGATGTTAgagaaaacttataaatttaataccgAAGACTATTTGAACGACAATCACGTGTTGCCGCCCAAGGGTCTCGGCTATGTGGGGCTGGCTTTGATATCGGTGCAGAAATTGTACGTTTTTCTCGGAGACTTAGCCAGATACAAGGAACAAGTTAACGAAACTAACAATTACGCCAAAAGCAAATTATGGTACACGAAAGCACAGCAAATAAATCCAAAAAATGGCAGACCATACAATCAGCTGGCAATATTAGCAATATACGCT AGAAGAAAATTAGACGCagtctattattatatgagaaGCTTAATGTCCTCGAATCCGTTCCAATCAGCTCGTGAGAGTTTACTATCCCTGTTCGACGAAAACAGAAAAAAG tatGAGGCGGCGGAGCGGAAGCGCCGTGCTGCCGCGGAGTCCAAGGCTGGTGATAGCGGTGACGGTGCCGCGGGGGGCTCCGGTGTGAGGGGAGGACTGCGAGGCGCCGCTGGTGGCTCCGGTGTGAGGGGAGGATTGCGGCGCGAGGTGTGGGTCCGACCGAGCGGACACCGCACCACTACACTCAGCCACGCGAGGCGGGACTCCTTCAATAGCATCACGCCCGTCGAG TTAAACAAAACCTTCATCACCAGCTACTTGCACGTTCACGGGAAGCTCATTACTAAGATCGG TATGGAGACGTTCCACGTGTGCGCGTGTCAGATGCTTCGTCAGTTCCGTTCCCTCCTCAACCGAGTGCCGCTGCCGACGCCAGCGCCTCGTCTGCTGCAGCTCACAGCACTCAACATGTTCGCTGTGGAGACGACCGCACAGGCCAAAG GTAGTAACGGCGAGGAGCGCTCGGCTTGGTTAGAATGCGCTTTAGGTGTATCCTTGCTAATGTTCGGTGCGCTGCTCGAGAGGTGCTGCGCGCTGCTACCCGAGCCGCAGCACACCCAGCAGCACGCCGATGCATTGCTTCTTCTGCCAGCCATTAAG ATGTGGTCGGACTGGATGTTATGTCATAGCAGTATTTGGAATCCGCCACCTAGTTTTGACAATTTCGAATTAGA aaGCGAAAACGATCCTTGGGATTGGCTTGCGAAGCTTATGAACATATTGGAAGCCCTTGACGACAAATCATTAGAATTTGAGAACGAACCGAAGGAAg GATATATCCCCGTAAGGCTGCCGGAGGATGCTTCCCTCGCTGGGTTCACGCCGCTCATGTACATGGAGCCGGCGCTGGCGCACGTGGCGCCGCACGCGCACGTCGCGCCTCACGCCGCTGAACACGCGCTGCGCATGCGCAAGCTGCTGTTCTTCGGAACCGA ATACCTGGTGGGTGTCGAGCCTCCGGTGCTCAAGCTGGAGTACCCGGTCGGTGAACAGCCGCGGTATGTGAGTGCTGTACAGCGAGCACAAGCAGACTACCCACCATTACAACATCTT TCTGAAGACTCGGAAGTCGACGAGAGTGTGAGTACGACCAGCGGTCCGACGAGTCTGAGCGAGGCTGTGGAGGCCCCGGACGACGACACCAGGGACCTGCTGAGACGGAGGGACCTTCTGGAGAACAGGAGGGCTACCATAGAGAAACGACGACAACGGATGCAG GAGATGCTTAGCACCGGATGGGTGAGCGTAGAGGTGGAAGTTCGTCCGCGTTGGTTGGTACCCGACACCAACTGCTTCATCGACCACCTGCCGTTGTTACAAGCGGTGGCCAGCGCACCATCACAGCCTTACAACCTCGCTGTGCCGCTCGTTG TTGTAACGGAGCTCGAGGGTTTGAAGAAGTGTTCTCGTTTGGGGGTTAAGGCGAGGGAC